Proteins from a single region of Paenibacillus sp. BIHB 4019:
- a CDS encoding ABC transporter substrate-binding protein encodes MKSWKSLQALLVSLVMVIVVTACGGNAGSTPTDSSTAEGGATSGSASGEVKITLLNSKGEILTQLEDAAKAFKEDYPNITLEIIPVAAGQSPFEKASALYAANSPSTITMLDTGDVEKFKDRLLDLSGEKWMSDAVDGSNDLTTFDGKNYAFPLSIEGYGFIYNKAVVDKAVGGSFDPAAITTTKALEDLFKKIEASGTSALIVSPMDWSLGAHYLPLSYAGQSADKAAVNQFIADLKAGSVDLASNKVFNGLMDTFDLMKQYNIDKASPLAGTYERGPEVLGKGEVGVWFQGNWAWTEISSFDTASGEYGFLPVPVSNNPEDFGNTQISAAVSKRLVIDKEKSTPEQQAAAKTFLEWLVYKEKGQDFLVNKASIIPAFKNITLEQKNALAKSIQAYITNGKIEESMSALPADHWSKLGASMQKYLAGAADRATLAKEIQDYWTSVK; translated from the coding sequence ATGAAATCTTGGAAAAGCTTGCAGGCTCTGCTCGTATCTTTGGTAATGGTTATCGTAGTAACGGCTTGCGGAGGCAACGCTGGCTCAACACCTACAGATTCATCCACAGCTGAAGGCGGCGCAACTAGTGGAAGTGCTTCAGGAGAGGTGAAAATTACGCTGCTGAATTCCAAAGGCGAAATTTTGACGCAGCTTGAAGATGCAGCAAAAGCCTTTAAAGAGGATTATCCAAACATTACGTTGGAAATTATTCCGGTTGCAGCAGGACAATCGCCATTTGAGAAAGCCTCAGCGTTGTATGCGGCGAACAGCCCATCGACCATTACGATGCTGGATACAGGGGATGTCGAGAAGTTCAAAGATCGCCTCCTTGATCTGAGCGGGGAAAAATGGATGTCCGATGCCGTTGACGGCAGCAATGACCTGACGACATTTGACGGTAAAAACTATGCGTTCCCTCTCTCGATAGAAGGCTACGGCTTTATTTACAACAAAGCGGTCGTAGATAAGGCGGTCGGAGGCAGCTTTGATCCAGCTGCCATTACGACGACGAAAGCGCTGGAAGATTTATTTAAAAAAATCGAAGCTTCCGGCACAAGCGCTTTAATCGTGTCGCCTATGGATTGGTCGCTTGGCGCCCACTATCTGCCACTTTCTTACGCAGGGCAATCAGCAGATAAAGCGGCAGTTAACCAGTTCATTGCCGATCTGAAGGCCGGCAGCGTAGACCTTGCTTCTAATAAGGTGTTTAACGGGCTGATGGATACATTCGACCTGATGAAGCAATACAATATTGATAAAGCTTCTCCTCTTGCAGGCACGTATGAGAGAGGGCCGGAAGTGCTTGGCAAAGGCGAGGTTGGCGTCTGGTTCCAGGGCAACTGGGCTTGGACGGAAATTAGCAGCTTTGATACGGCGAGCGGCGAATACGGTTTTCTGCCCGTACCAGTCAGCAACAACCCGGAAGATTTCGGCAACACGCAAATTTCCGCTGCTGTATCGAAACGCCTCGTAATAGATAAAGAGAAGAGCACACCCGAGCAGCAGGCAGCAGCCAAGACGTTTCTGGAATGGCTAGTTTATAAGGAGAAGGGCCAAGACTTCCTGGTCAATAAAGCAAGCATTATCCCTGCGTTCAAAAACATTACTCTTGAGCAGAAAAATGCACTGGCCAAGTCGATTCAAGCTTATATTACAAACGGCAAAATCGAGGAGTCGATGAGCGCGCTCCCAGCGGACCACTGGAGCAAGCTAGGCGCTTCGATGCAAAAATATTTAGCTGGGGCCGCTGACCGCGCCACCTTGGCGAAGGAAATTCAAGATTATTGGACTTCTGTAAAGTAG
- a CDS encoding sugar ABC transporter permease: MISEKGRWSRLRLRLLFTGPTLFAFATVMIVPFLYGIYLTFTDWDGISTTSTMVGFENYASVWKDAVFWKSFYLTLKYVFISVALVNVVAFLLAYFLSSGLKGQSFFRAGFFIPNLVGGIVLGFVWQFIFSNVLVSIGQKAGISVFGTSWLADPDKAFLALIIVTVWQYAGYMMVIYVAGLMNVPKDIMEAASIDGATAFRKLRTMILPLMVPSFIVCVFLSLQRTFMVYDLNLTLTKGGPFKSTEMVSMHVYEKAFLSRDYGVGQAEALVLFLLVAGITLLQVYFSKKLEVEA; the protein is encoded by the coding sequence ATGATATCGGAAAAAGGACGTTGGAGCCGCCTTCGGCTGCGGTTATTGTTCACCGGGCCCACCCTGTTTGCTTTTGCCACCGTTATGATTGTGCCTTTTCTGTACGGCATTTATTTAACGTTTACGGATTGGGACGGCATTTCCACAACGAGCACGATGGTCGGTTTTGAAAACTATGCCAGCGTGTGGAAAGACGCGGTGTTTTGGAAATCTTTTTATTTGACGCTTAAATATGTGTTTATCAGCGTGGCGCTCGTCAATGTGGTGGCCTTCTTGCTAGCCTATTTTTTATCAAGCGGCTTGAAGGGCCAGAGCTTTTTCCGGGCCGGATTTTTCATTCCAAATTTGGTCGGCGGCATTGTGCTTGGATTTGTATGGCAATTTATTTTCTCGAACGTACTCGTATCCATAGGACAAAAAGCAGGCATCTCCGTATTCGGCACGTCTTGGCTCGCTGATCCGGATAAAGCATTTTTGGCGCTTATTATTGTAACGGTGTGGCAATATGCCGGTTATATGATGGTTATTTATGTGGCGGGCCTCATGAATGTGCCGAAGGATATTATGGAGGCGGCCAGCATTGATGGGGCAACGGCATTCCGCAAGCTGCGGACGATGATTTTGCCGCTGATGGTGCCATCCTTTATCGTATGTGTATTTTTATCGCTGCAGCGCACGTTTATGGTTTACGATTTGAACCTGACGCTGACGAAGGGCGGACCGTTCAAAAGCACGGAAATGGTCTCGATGCATGTGTATGAGAAAGCGTTCCTCTCAAGAGATTATGGGGTAGGCCAGGCGGAAGCGCTTGTACTGTTCCTGCTCGTAGCGGGCATTACGCTATTGCAAGTGTATTTCAGCAAGAAGCTGGAGGTGGAGGCCTGA
- a CDS encoding carbohydrate ABC transporter permease, which produces MKRWKASMEWSKFIVLLVGLVAFVFPFILLIVNSFKENKVITASPLSLPGSFNLANYESAFTKMNYVSAFTNTVIITVLSVLLISVLAAMTAHFFVRNQSKFNQYTFFLMVAAMIIPFQAIMIPLVKVYGNLHLLDNKWTLIYMYLGFGSPLAVFIYHGFVKSIPAELEEAAMIDGCTRTQTFFRIVFPVLTPTSVTIAILNVLWIWNDFLLPSLVLTSSEQRTLPLSTFYFYGTYTVDYGPLMAGLLLTILPILVVYLFAQKFIIQGVMQGSIK; this is translated from the coding sequence ATGAAGCGCTGGAAAGCCTCTATGGAATGGAGCAAGTTTATTGTTTTGCTGGTTGGCCTTGTGGCCTTCGTCTTTCCATTTATTTTGCTAATCGTCAATTCCTTTAAGGAAAATAAAGTGATCACCGCTTCGCCGCTTTCTCTGCCTGGCAGCTTCAATCTGGCGAATTACGAGTCGGCGTTTACGAAAATGAATTATGTATCCGCGTTTACGAACACGGTTATCATTACGGTGCTGAGCGTATTGCTCATCTCGGTGCTTGCGGCCATGACTGCCCATTTCTTTGTGCGAAACCAAAGCAAATTTAATCAATATACGTTTTTTCTGATGGTAGCCGCGATGATTATTCCGTTCCAGGCAATTATGATTCCGCTTGTGAAGGTGTATGGCAATCTGCATCTGCTGGATAACAAATGGACGCTGATTTATATGTATCTCGGCTTTGGAAGCCCGCTTGCGGTGTTCATTTATCACGGTTTTGTAAAAAGCATTCCGGCGGAGCTGGAGGAGGCCGCAATGATTGATGGCTGCACGCGGACACAGACGTTTTTCCGCATTGTGTTTCCGGTGCTCACTCCAACGTCGGTGACAATTGCGATTTTGAATGTATTATGGATCTGGAATGACTTCCTGCTTCCATCGCTTGTGCTGACTTCATCGGAGCAGCGCACGCTGCCGCTCTCGACCTTTTATTTCTATGGCACTTATACCGTCGATTACGGACCGCTGATGGCAGGACTTCTGTTGACTATTTTACCGATACTCGTCGTCTATTTGTTCGCACAGAAATTTATTATTCAAGGCGTCATGCAAGGCTCCATTAAATAA
- a CDS encoding glycoside hydrolase family 32 protein codes for MLYTLDNAEQFVAERKHLLRPQYRLGYHLMAEFGWMNDPNGFIFHEGQYHLFYQYYPYQPAWGPMHWGHAISRDLVSWEYAPVALAPDQPYDSGGCFSGSAIVHEGKLHLMYTGHVVTGPNGDTDYYQTQNIAISDDGLAFAKLASNPVLGLEQIPAGASRKDFRDPKVFERDGCYYTVIGSNDGAGHGLILLYRSQNLVNWTFVGEMARSDGQMGDNWECPDLFPLGDYDVLMMSPQRMPAQGDHYRNLHSTTYMVGKLNAETGSFSYDGYEPVDYGFDFYAPQTALDSQGRRIVIGWMETWEQEIPTQLGHYWAGAMTLPREAVLRSSDRKLLFQPLEELKAYRRNGFELRELELAGEQLLTARGDCYELEVVFRIGSARELGLKLRTNGAGEKTVLAYHAEEGLFRFNRDCSGIGQGGERRTAIALAEGEELSLRIFVDQSSVEVFLQGGEKVMTGRIYPGEASTGIAAFASGGTGTLVSFKKWDIERQL; via the coding sequence ATGTTGTATACGCTCGACAATGCCGAGCAGTTTGTGGCGGAAAGAAAGCATCTGCTGCGGCCGCAGTACCGTCTTGGCTATCATTTGATGGCGGAGTTTGGCTGGATGAACGACCCGAACGGTTTTATTTTTCATGAAGGGCAGTATCATTTGTTTTATCAATATTACCCGTATCAGCCGGCATGGGGGCCGATGCATTGGGGCCATGCGATTAGCCGTGATTTGGTTTCTTGGGAATATGCGCCGGTTGCGCTCGCGCCAGATCAGCCTTATGACAGCGGCGGGTGCTTCTCTGGGAGCGCGATTGTCCATGAAGGCAAGCTTCATCTTATGTATACGGGACATGTCGTGACAGGCCCGAATGGGGATACGGACTATTATCAGACGCAAAATATAGCGATATCAGACGATGGCTTGGCATTCGCTAAGCTGGCGAGCAATCCGGTGCTTGGGCTGGAGCAAATTCCGGCTGGAGCGAGCCGCAAAGATTTTCGCGATCCGAAGGTGTTTGAGCGTGACGGCTGCTATTATACGGTCATCGGCTCGAATGACGGTGCAGGGCACGGCTTGATTTTGCTCTACCGTTCACAGAATCTTGTGAATTGGACCTTTGTTGGCGAGATGGCGCGCAGCGACGGACAGATGGGCGACAATTGGGAATGCCCGGATTTGTTCCCACTGGGCGACTATGATGTACTGATGATGTCGCCGCAGCGGATGCCAGCTCAGGGCGACCACTATCGTAATTTGCATTCCACCACTTATATGGTAGGAAAATTAAATGCGGAGACAGGCTCGTTCTCGTATGACGGCTATGAGCCGGTTGATTACGGCTTTGATTTTTATGCGCCGCAGACGGCACTCGACTCGCAAGGCCGGCGCATCGTCATCGGCTGGATGGAAACGTGGGAGCAGGAAATTCCGACCCAGCTCGGACATTATTGGGCCGGGGCGATGACGCTGCCGCGTGAAGCTGTGCTGCGCAGCAGCGATAGGAAGCTGCTGTTTCAGCCGCTGGAAGAGCTGAAGGCGTACCGCCGCAATGGCTTTGAGCTGAGGGAGTTGGAGCTTGCAGGGGAGCAGCTGCTTACTGCTCGTGGGGATTGCTATGAGCTTGAAGTGGTGTTCCGTATCGGCAGCGCCCGTGAGCTCGGCTTGAAGCTGCGGACGAATGGGGCAGGAGAAAAGACGGTGCTTGCCTATCATGCAGAAGAAGGGCTGTTCCGCTTCAACCGGGATTGCTCAGGTATCGGGCAAGGCGGCGAAAGAAGGACGGCCATTGCGCTTGCGGAAGGCGAAGAGCTTTCGCTGCGTATTTTCGTCGATCAGTCGTCGGTGGAGGTGTTTCTCCAAGGCGGGGAAAAAGTGATGACCGGACGTATTTATCCGGGCGAAGCCTCGACAGGCATTGCCGCCTTCGCCTCGGGCGGAACGGGTACACTCGTTTCATTTAAAAAATGGGATATTGAACGCCAGCTTTAA
- a CDS encoding efflux RND transporter periplasmic adaptor subunit, whose protein sequence is MKKWKLWLGIILVVGAAGGGGAYYYLKMGQPATVQAATSQTVKATRGNIELKISATGSVEANSRETVTSGVSGTIAKLNFKVGDKVKAGQVLATFESEKDYDSQIEQTELSIKKQQVQMEQYQTKYKEAAGTEDELATQQSIKTDMEMLALEIKQNQDSLTTMREDQLKVTEVVATIDGEVTESEVSVGDEVVANTVIASIVNYDLLDFVVQVDELDIPSVKVGQVVQVYLSALTDKTIEGKVASLAREGTASNGVSAYEVTISLDTIDGVMTGMSGEADIILESRNDVVVVPVDAVIERGGKSFVRVPTGTQSATGTQGANGAAGAQGAAGGSGGQGTDGAAGAQGSNGAQGTTGTQGQGAPGAQGAGGTQGAAGDQGANDAQGGTGTQGTRGAQGGTGGQAAGGAVQGTAGTQGTRGTQGAAGTQGTGAAGTGGTAQGTTNMQRGGAQMEGQLVEVEAGISDETYVEIISGLNEGDSVLIPTPQGTVGMTTTTTQQNQATMGGGMMQGGFGGGGGGFGGGGGGFTGGGGAGGGRP, encoded by the coding sequence ATGAAAAAGTGGAAGCTATGGCTTGGTATTATCCTTGTAGTAGGCGCGGCCGGCGGAGGCGGTGCCTATTATTATTTGAAGATGGGGCAGCCGGCGACGGTGCAGGCGGCAACCTCGCAAACGGTGAAAGCGACGCGGGGCAATATTGAGCTGAAAATAAGCGCGACAGGCAGTGTAGAAGCCAACTCTCGCGAAACCGTAACGTCCGGCGTATCCGGTACGATTGCAAAGCTGAACTTCAAAGTCGGCGATAAGGTGAAGGCAGGCCAAGTGCTGGCAACGTTTGAATCCGAGAAGGACTACGATAGCCAGATTGAGCAGACGGAGCTTTCGATCAAGAAGCAGCAGGTGCAGATGGAGCAATATCAGACCAAATATAAGGAAGCTGCGGGCACGGAGGATGAATTGGCGACCCAGCAAAGCATCAAAACGGATATGGAGATGCTGGCGCTGGAAATCAAGCAAAACCAAGACAGCCTGACCACGATGAGGGAAGATCAGCTGAAGGTGACGGAAGTTGTGGCGACGATTGATGGCGAGGTGACGGAAAGCGAGGTTTCCGTTGGTGATGAGGTTGTAGCGAATACGGTTATTGCATCTATCGTCAATTACGATTTGCTTGATTTTGTCGTGCAGGTCGATGAGCTTGATATTCCATCGGTCAAAGTAGGCCAAGTGGTGCAAGTTTATTTGAGTGCCCTGACGGACAAGACGATCGAAGGCAAAGTAGCCAGCTTGGCTCGCGAGGGCACGGCATCGAATGGCGTATCCGCCTATGAGGTAACGATTTCGCTGGACACAATTGATGGCGTGATGACGGGCATGTCGGGGGAAGCGGACATTATTTTGGAGTCGAGAAATGATGTCGTCGTTGTACCGGTAGACGCTGTTATTGAACGTGGCGGCAAATCCTTCGTTCGCGTGCCAACAGGCACGCAAAGTGCGACCGGCACTCAAGGTGCGAACGGAGCAGCAGGGGCACAAGGAGCTGCTGGAGGGTCAGGCGGACAAGGCACGGATGGAGCTGCCGGAGCTCAAGGCTCGAACGGTGCGCAAGGTACTACGGGCACACAAGGCCAAGGCGCACCAGGCGCTCAAGGTGCCGGCGGGACACAAGGCGCTGCCGGTGATCAAGGTGCAAACGATGCTCAAGGCGGCACGGGTACACAAGGAACACGCGGAGCACAAGGTGGAACCGGCGGCCAAGCTGCGGGCGGAGCTGTCCAAGGTACAGCTGGCACCCAGGGAACACGTGGAACACAAGGCGCAGCGGGTACTCAAGGTACTGGAGCAGCAGGTACGGGCGGAACGGCGCAAGGCACGACAAACATGCAGCGCGGCGGCGCCCAGATGGAAGGCCAGCTAGTCGAAGTGGAAGCGGGAATCAGCGATGAAACGTATGTGGAAATTATTTCGGGGCTGAATGAAGGCGACTCCGTACTCATTCCAACGCCGCAGGGCACAGTGGGCATGACAACAACGACGACCCAGCAAAATCAAGCGACTATGGGAGGCGGCATGATGCAAGGCGGATTCGGCGGTGGAGGTGGCGGATTCGGCGGCGGTGGCGGCGGGTTCACTGGCGGCGGCGGAGCAGGCGGTGGTCGCCCATGA
- a CDS encoding ABC transporter ATP-binding protein, whose amino-acid sequence MSSEGSGILIDINHLVKNYVMGRETVTILKGVSFQVEKGDFVAIVGPSGSGKSTMMNVIGCLDTPTDGSYKLDGIEVRGMSENKLADIRNKKIGFIFQGFHLLPRLTALENCELPLIYRGLPAKQRRAMAMKALEQVGLGERVHHRPSELSGGQQQRVAIARALATNPPILLADEPTGALDMKTGQEVLQLMEDLNRQGHTIVLITHDMEVAHRASRTVIMRDGVLTEERRERDEADARVQDGDQERLVKQA is encoded by the coding sequence ATGAGTAGCGAGGGCAGCGGCATTTTAATCGACATTAACCATCTCGTCAAAAATTACGTGATGGGCCGGGAAACCGTGACGATTCTTAAAGGCGTATCCTTTCAGGTGGAAAAAGGCGATTTTGTCGCTATTGTCGGGCCTTCCGGCTCGGGAAAATCAACAATGATGAATGTCATCGGCTGTCTGGATACGCCGACCGATGGCAGCTATAAGCTGGACGGCATCGAGGTAAGAGGGATGAGCGAGAATAAGCTGGCGGATATTCGCAATAAGAAGATCGGGTTTATTTTTCAAGGCTTTCACCTGCTGCCACGGCTTACCGCACTTGAAAATTGCGAGCTGCCGCTCATTTATCGAGGGCTGCCTGCGAAGCAGCGCAGAGCTATGGCGATGAAGGCGCTGGAGCAGGTCGGCCTTGGAGAGCGGGTGCATCACCGTCCGAGCGAGCTGTCGGGCGGACAGCAGCAGCGGGTTGCCATCGCCCGGGCGCTGGCGACAAACCCGCCGATTTTGCTGGCGGATGAGCCGACTGGAGCACTCGATATGAAGACGGGGCAGGAAGTGCTGCAGCTCATGGAGGACTTGAATCGGCAGGGCCATACGATTGTGCTGATTACGCATGATATGGAGGTCGCTCATCGGGCAAGCCGTACGGTTATTATGCGGGACGGCGTGCTGACCGAGGAAAGGAGGGAAAGGGATGAAGCTGACGCAAGGGTTCAGGATGGCGATCAAGAGCGTCTTGTCAAGCAAGCTTAG
- a CDS encoding ABC transporter permease, which translates to MKLTQGFRMAIKSVLSSKLRTALSMLGILIGVATVIALVGMGQGSTKQVEEQVASLGTNSLSVTITGRGTATSLSLDDAMALGDIPNVEGVSPTVSGSATVKYAKNSTSVTVEGITPDYEQVSDFSVQSGRYIASMDVKNTQKVALIGVDTATELFEEEDPIGKTIQVNGSRFTIVGLLEAKGSSLTGSNDEKIAIPITTAQKLFDSVGVRTVALKVTDLDLMDITVAALEAKLLEKFRGDDSSYRVFNQQDAVETLNSVNETMNTMLLYVAAITLLVGGIGVMNIMLVSVTERTREIGIRKSLGAKRRDILFQFLVEAVVISGMGGALGIGFGYLGSYVIGVVNGTDTSVPFNTVILSFAFSAFVGIVFGIFPANKASRLKPVDALRHD; encoded by the coding sequence ATGAAGCTGACGCAAGGGTTCAGGATGGCGATCAAGAGCGTCTTGTCAAGCAAGCTTAGAACGGCCCTCTCCATGCTGGGCATACTGATCGGCGTAGCGACGGTTATTGCGCTGGTCGGTATGGGGCAAGGCTCGACGAAGCAAGTGGAGGAGCAGGTTGCCAGCCTTGGCACCAACTCCTTGTCGGTAACTATAACAGGCCGCGGAACGGCAACCTCCCTTTCGCTAGACGATGCGATGGCTTTGGGTGATATTCCGAATGTGGAGGGCGTATCCCCGACGGTAAGTGGCAGTGCAACGGTGAAGTATGCGAAAAATAGTACGAGCGTGACGGTAGAGGGCATTACGCCGGATTACGAGCAGGTGAGCGATTTCAGCGTGCAGTCCGGCAGATACATCGCCTCGATGGATGTGAAAAACACCCAAAAGGTTGCATTAATCGGGGTTGATACGGCAACGGAGTTATTCGAAGAAGAGGACCCGATTGGCAAAACGATTCAAGTGAATGGCAGCCGCTTTACGATCGTCGGGCTTTTGGAGGCGAAAGGCAGCTCGCTCACCGGCTCCAACGATGAAAAAATTGCGATTCCAATTACGACGGCGCAAAAGCTTTTTGATAGTGTCGGTGTGCGTACAGTCGCTCTCAAGGTGACCGATCTTGATCTGATGGATATAACCGTCGCAGCGCTTGAGGCCAAGCTGCTGGAAAAATTCAGGGGGGACGACAGCAGCTATCGGGTGTTCAACCAGCAGGATGCGGTAGAGACGCTTAATTCGGTCAACGAGACGATGAATACGATGCTGCTTTATGTGGCAGCTATTACGCTGCTTGTCGGCGGCATTGGAGTCATGAATATTATGCTGGTGTCCGTTACGGAGCGGACGCGGGAAATCGGCATCCGCAAGTCGCTCGGTGCAAAGCGCAGAGATATTTTGTTCCAGTTTCTTGTGGAGGCCGTTGTCATTAGCGGCATGGGCGGCGCGCTCGGCATCGGATTCGGTTATTTGGGCTCCTATGTCATTGGGGTGGTGAATGGGACGGATACTTCGGTTCCGTTTAATACAGTCATTTTGTCGTTTGCCTTCTCTGCTTTTGTCGGAATCGTGTTCGGCATTTTCCCGGCCAATAAAGCTTCGAGGCTGAAGCCAGTCGACGCGCTGCGCCACGATTAG
- the spoIID gene encoding stage II sporulation protein D, protein MRRRRIERRVSEALQRLKSSRWVPIFSIGLLLGITVALMKVSLGGMPARMPATLANAQPEGAAGTVFEQPGTGSGSGANKVEAGSAVIAQHMGGLLPKTTGALNGLIVRTYMMKEQRTESLPLEEYVRGVIAAEMPADFELEALKAQAIAARTYIVRRLASGDDSGVENIEADVTDTIAHQAYLPLSQLKQHWQGAKQTANMKKLNEAVKQTEGLIVTYNGEPIQAAFFSTSSGYTENSEDYWSGEIPYLRSVASPWDIKLSPRYKESVELTLAQFYEKLGLQGESRVQPSIRVLAATAGKSISKIEIAGTVFTGREVRERLGLASAAFTWKMNDKAITITTYGYGHGVGMSQWGANGMAKLGYSAKDILTYYYTGAKVEQASKFSAALLGRS, encoded by the coding sequence ATGAGACGAAGGAGAATCGAACGCAGAGTGTCAGAAGCGCTGCAACGCTTGAAGAGCAGCCGCTGGGTGCCTATTTTTTCAATAGGCCTATTGCTTGGCATTACCGTAGCTTTAATGAAAGTTTCCCTTGGAGGTATGCCGGCCCGCATGCCCGCGACTCTAGCGAATGCACAGCCGGAAGGGGCAGCGGGGACGGTCTTTGAGCAGCCCGGCACGGGCAGCGGCAGCGGGGCGAATAAAGTCGAAGCGGGCAGCGCTGTTATTGCGCAGCATATGGGCGGGCTGTTGCCCAAAACGACAGGCGCGCTTAACGGGCTCATCGTACGCACTTATATGATGAAGGAACAGCGTACGGAAAGCTTGCCGCTGGAGGAATATGTGCGCGGCGTTATCGCCGCGGAAATGCCAGCGGATTTCGAGCTGGAAGCGCTCAAGGCGCAGGCGATAGCTGCTCGCACCTATATCGTACGCCGCCTCGCTTCCGGGGATGACAGCGGCGTGGAAAATATAGAGGCAGATGTAACGGACACGATTGCCCATCAAGCCTATTTGCCGCTCTCGCAGCTGAAGCAGCATTGGCAAGGAGCCAAGCAGACCGCTAATATGAAGAAGCTGAATGAAGCGGTGAAGCAGACGGAGGGACTAATCGTCACGTATAATGGCGAGCCGATCCAAGCCGCTTTTTTTTCCACAAGCAGCGGGTATACAGAAAATTCCGAAGACTATTGGTCGGGCGAGATTCCTTATTTGCGCAGCGTCGCGAGTCCATGGGACATCAAGCTGTCGCCGCGATACAAAGAAAGCGTGGAGCTGACGCTGGCGCAATTTTATGAGAAGCTTGGCCTTCAGGGGGAGAGCAGGGTTCAGCCTTCCATTCGGGTATTAGCTGCAACGGCAGGAAAAAGCATCAGCAAAATCGAAATCGCCGGAACGGTATTTACAGGCCGCGAGGTGCGCGAACGATTGGGACTAGCCTCAGCCGCTTTTACATGGAAAATGAACGATAAGGCCATCACCATTACAACTTACGGGTATGGACATGGCGTCGGCATGAGCCAATGGGGAGCGAACGGAATGGCAAAGCTAGGCTATTCGGCGAAAGATATATTAACCTATTACTATACGGGTGCGAAGGTAGAGCAGGCTTCCAAGTTCTCGGCAGCGCTGCTCGGGCGCTCCTAG
- a CDS encoding M23 family metallopeptidase produces MNNQNKPKQGSEETPKNGLGASSAAGSGNGFKRLLARKWVSPAIFMAAAAIIVTLMWVYQGADDSKQTTASEHPGQSEATVGEGTATQPEGAVDEVIREGEQLQWPVVNKDALQIETPFYDANASSDERQAAMVQMGNTFSPHMGIDLVDPNDQPFDVVAAMSGKVSLVLNHPTNGSIIEINHGDGLVTTYQSLSDVNVAVGDEVKQGTIIAKAARNEQEKDLGVHLHFEVRENGKAVNPSTVVGEQ; encoded by the coding sequence ATGAACAATCAAAATAAACCAAAGCAAGGCTCAGAGGAAACTCCCAAAAATGGACTGGGAGCATCATCTGCCGCGGGTTCAGGCAATGGATTTAAAAGGCTGCTGGCACGCAAATGGGTTTCGCCAGCAATATTTATGGCCGCGGCAGCAATTATCGTAACCTTAATGTGGGTCTACCAGGGAGCGGATGACAGCAAGCAAACGACAGCCTCAGAACATCCGGGCCAATCGGAAGCCACAGTAGGCGAGGGTACGGCAACACAACCGGAGGGCGCAGTGGATGAAGTCATTCGCGAAGGCGAGCAATTGCAATGGCCGGTTGTAAACAAGGATGCGCTGCAAATCGAGACACCTTTCTATGATGCTAACGCGAGCAGTGATGAGCGTCAGGCAGCTATGGTGCAGATGGGAAATACTTTCTCGCCGCATATGGGTATCGATCTTGTAGACCCGAATGACCAGCCGTTTGATGTGGTAGCCGCTATGTCGGGCAAAGTGAGCCTCGTGCTCAATCATCCGACAAATGGCAGCATTATCGAAATCAACCATGGCGACGGTCTTGTGACTACCTACCAAAGCCTTAGCGACGTGAATGTGGCGGTAGGCGATGAAGTGAAGCAGGGAACGATTATTGCCAAAGCGGCTCGCAACGAGCAGGAAAAGGATTTGGGCGTCCATCTGCACTTTGAAGTGCGTGAAAACGGAAAAGCCGTCAATCCAAGCACCGTAGTCGGCGAGCAATAA
- the spoIIID gene encoding sporulation transcriptional regulator SpoIIID, whose translation MHDYIKERTIKIGRCIVETKHTVRTIAKEFGVSKSTVHKDLTERLPEINPDLADQVKHILEYHKSIRHLRGGEATKIKYKKTSTKKREVLAAGKT comes from the coding sequence GTGCACGATTACATCAAAGAGCGAACCATTAAAATAGGCCGTTGCATCGTGGAGACGAAGCATACGGTACGAACGATCGCCAAGGAGTTCGGCGTATCCAAGAGTACGGTCCATAAGGATTTAACCGAACGGCTGCCGGAAATTAACCCCGACCTGGCGGATCAGGTGAAGCACATTTTGGAGTATCACAAGTCAATCCGCCATCTGCGCGGGGGAGAAGCGACGAAAATCAAATATAAGAAAACGAGCACGAAGAAGAGGGAAGTTCTGGCAGCCGGGAAAACATAA